A region of Cellulophaga sp. RHA19 DNA encodes the following proteins:
- a CDS encoding ribonuclease HII encodes MLKAYYKLINEAGTDEAGRGCLAGPVTAAAIILPEGFKNDILNDSKLLSEKKRELLKPIIEEQGICFGVAHIHPKKIDEINILNASILAMHKSIGKLSTKPEFIIVDGNRFKQYKKIEHECIVKGDSKYMSIAAASVLAKTYRDAYMEKIHKEFPMYNWKKNKGYPTKEHREAIREFGITKYHRKSFKQLPEQLKFPL; translated from the coding sequence ATGCTAAAAGCTTATTACAAATTAATAAATGAAGCCGGTACCGATGAAGCTGGCCGTGGATGCTTAGCCGGCCCTGTTACTGCTGCTGCAATTATTTTACCTGAAGGTTTTAAAAATGATATATTAAACGACTCTAAACTCCTTTCTGAAAAAAAAAGAGAACTTTTAAAGCCTATTATAGAAGAACAAGGTATTTGCTTTGGTGTTGCTCATATTCATCCTAAAAAAATTGATGAAATAAATATTTTAAATGCATCTATACTTGCTATGCACAAAAGCATTGGCAAACTAAGCACTAAACCTGAGTTTATAATTGTAGATGGCAACCGCTTTAAGCAGTATAAAAAAATTGAACACGAATGCATTGTTAAAGGCGACTCTAAATATATGAGTATTGCTGCTGCTTCTGTTTTAGCAAAAACATATAGAGATGCATATATGGAAAAAATACACAAAGAGTTTCCTATGTATAACTGGAAAAAAAATAAAGGATACCCAACTAAAGAACATAGAGAAGCTATTAGAGAATTTGGAATCACCAAATACCACAGAAAAAGCTTTAAGCAATTACCTGAGCAATTAAAATTTCCGCTGTAA
- a CDS encoding ribonuclease HII: MKLKIAILLLSICCIGCTNKQPAKTTILDYLPTKTITVLKINDYNSLTSNIKNNELLSFFTKSNQLKSFKRATNVLNHIKPNTKGLLAFITNDSTTTDFYFVTKDSINLVRLDSISTSTNISVDNKTYKEYKLDSIPYYSVKDNKFTIFSSDKNLIENTLKKGNTNKNKDVRKLYQASNNNKTATLFLQQKNSPFLKNTIQTDSLKERKNTTWVSLDINTKQDQLNLAGVTMSNDSILNFLSLFKNTTAVANRAQEYAPQQTEAITSYTFTNYNIFTKNRKNYLSKDIKIDSVFNTVEEIAIITIKSKKAILLQTFGADNIDEYLVTYKKASNKDNPIITLNNNTVLTDIFNPLIQEFSANYYTILGNAFIFTEEIETLQDIISNYKAGTTFNKTPLYTSATETMAKQSSILEIGNSKKLEEAIISKFSKGNNKPNLDNYFYARQLVADANFYHTNITIQKINKATKANTTVPIFTVQLDNDLATEPQFVKNHRTNKKEIIVQDIENNLYLISTDGKVLWKKQLEGKIQGKIAQVDLYKNGRLQFAFTTSNQFLILDRNGETVEPFSITYDGGNLNALAVFDYENNKNYRFIVTQGKKVFMYNAKAEIVTGFKYTEASSSIIKKPNHFVVGNKDYLVFMLEDGSLKILNRVGEVRVKTTNKIAFSNNDVVLFKNKFTVTDTTAVLHQIATNGKTSASKFNLIKEHGLDATTNTLVLMDQNTITIKGKKVTLDLGMYSKPKIFYINNKIYVSVTDLQNQKIYLFDSNAATIQNFPVYGSSLIDLADIDNDKKLELVAKDLDNSLIVYKIN; the protein is encoded by the coding sequence ATGAAATTAAAGATTGCTATTCTATTATTAAGTATCTGTTGTATTGGGTGCACCAATAAACAACCAGCTAAAACCACTATTTTAGACTACTTACCTACTAAAACTATTACGGTTTTAAAAATTAACGACTACAACAGTTTAACTAGCAACATTAAAAACAATGAACTTTTAAGTTTCTTCACCAAATCCAACCAATTAAAAAGTTTTAAAAGAGCTACTAACGTCTTAAACCATATAAAACCAAATACAAAAGGGCTTTTAGCGTTTATAACAAATGACAGTACAACTACAGACTTTTATTTTGTTACTAAAGATTCTATAAACTTAGTCCGTTTAGATAGCATCTCTACAAGCACCAACATTTCTGTAGATAACAAAACATATAAAGAGTATAAATTAGATAGCATACCTTATTATAGTGTTAAGGATAATAAATTTACTATTTTCTCTTCAGATAAAAATCTAATAGAAAACACCTTAAAAAAAGGTAATACCAACAAAAATAAAGATGTTCGTAAGCTGTACCAAGCTTCCAATAATAACAAAACTGCCACCTTATTTTTACAACAAAAAAATAGTCCTTTTCTAAAAAACACAATACAAACTGATAGCTTAAAAGAAAGAAAAAACACTACTTGGGTATCTTTAGATATTAACACTAAACAAGACCAGTTAAATTTAGCAGGTGTTACAATGTCTAATGATTCAATTTTAAATTTTTTAAGCCTATTTAAAAATACAACTGCTGTTGCCAACAGAGCACAAGAATACGCTCCGCAGCAAACAGAGGCTATTACATCTTATACTTTTACAAACTATAACATATTTACTAAAAACAGAAAAAACTACCTAAGCAAAGACATTAAAATAGATTCTGTTTTTAATACAGTAGAAGAAATAGCCATTATTACCATAAAATCTAAAAAAGCTATTTTATTACAAACTTTTGGTGCTGATAATATTGATGAATACCTAGTTACTTATAAAAAAGCTAGCAACAAAGACAATCCTATAATTACATTAAATAACAACACTGTTTTAACAGATATTTTTAATCCTTTAATACAGGAGTTTAGCGCCAATTACTACACAATTTTAGGTAATGCTTTTATTTTTACTGAAGAAATTGAGACCCTACAAGACATTATTAGTAATTACAAAGCAGGCACTACGTTTAACAAAACGCCTCTTTACACATCTGCCACAGAAACTATGGCAAAACAATCTTCAATTTTAGAAATTGGCAATTCTAAAAAGCTTGAGGAAGCTATTATTTCAAAATTTTCAAAAGGCAATAACAAGCCTAATTTAGACAATTACTTTTATGCTCGTCAGTTGGTTGCAGACGCTAACTTTTACCACACCAACATAACTATTCAAAAAATAAATAAAGCAACTAAGGCTAATACTACTGTTCCTATTTTTACAGTACAGTTAGATAATGATTTAGCAACAGAACCACAATTTGTTAAAAACCACAGAACTAATAAAAAAGAAATTATAGTACAGGATATAGAAAATAATTTATATCTAATTTCTACAGACGGAAAAGTATTGTGGAAAAAACAATTGGAAGGTAAAATACAAGGAAAAATAGCACAAGTAGACCTATACAAAAATGGACGTTTACAATTTGCATTTACGACAAGTAATCAGTTTTTAATTTTAGATAGAAATGGAGAAACGGTAGAGCCATTTTCTATAACTTATGATGGTGGAAATTTAAATGCCCTTGCAGTATTTGATTATGAAAACAACAAAAATTACAGATTTATTGTAACCCAAGGCAAAAAAGTATTTATGTACAATGCCAAAGCAGAAATTGTAACAGGTTTTAAATACACAGAAGCAAGTAGTTCTATTATAAAAAAGCCAAACCACTTTGTTGTTGGCAATAAAGATTACCTCGTATTTATGCTTGAAGATGGTTCTCTTAAAATTTTAAACCGAGTTGGTGAAGTCCGAGTTAAAACAACCAATAAAATTGCATTTTCTAACAACGATGTAGTTTTATTTAAAAACAAATTTACAGTTACAGATACTACTGCTGTTTTACACCAAATAGCAACTAACGGCAAAACTTCTGCTTCTAAATTTAATCTAATTAAAGAACACGGCTTAGATGCTACCACAAATACATTGGTACTAATGGACCAAAATACAATTACTATAAAAGGTAAGAAAGTAACCCTAGACCTAGGTATGTACAGTAAACCAAAAATATTTTACATTAACAATAAAATATACGTTAGCGTTACAGATTTACAGAACCAGAAAATATATTTGTTCGACAGCAATGCAGCAACTATACAGAACTTTCCGGTTTATGGGAGTTCATTAATTGACTTAGCCGATATAGACAATGATAAAAAGCTAGAACTGGTTGCTAAAGACTTAGACAACTCTTTAATTGTGTATAAAATAAATTAA
- a CDS encoding SusC/RagA family TonB-linked outer membrane protein, whose protein sequence is MRTKVTWILTPLLVLLMSFSYGQEKTITGIVTDHEGLTLPGVTVLVVGTTTGTQTDFDGNYTIKAKVGQVLRYSYVGQKTTERKVGASSTISLQMEEDAEALDEVVVVAYGSQKKKSIVGSVTSLGVEEIGNQQLTTVTSAIQGTVAGVNVITSGGQPGSNPTIRIRGVGSINASADPLIILDGVPFNGNINSISGDQIESMNILKDASSTALYGSRAANGVVLITTKKGSYNSEAKITVSAVSGFSTPAVALHDRIGNDDMMRYSWEAERNKNIYVAGQSAADAGANASRDLILNLGYNPYNVAQPVDQNGNLVAGANSLWETDWEDAMLRSAAQRNEYTVSISGGGESSRYFLSANYLNQEGAVRESDFERFTTRLNLESNVKDWLTVGLNTSLSTSKQQFPTQSGSTFASTYQWIYSMSSIYPLYRRGNNGGLVLDNFGNPIYDYGSTTGQTVNGSRPLLANENAVGTLYNNDDVNKRTSAIINGFAKIKLSDNLSFKTNLSYENYLYDSNSYSAYNVGAASGVGGRVDQDRDITTTFNFTNSLNYDKNFGDHNIQATAIFEAYKLKVDALGAQATGFLPGVKVLNGSTLPESVRGFINENRLTSYLGRLAYSYKDRYFIEGSYRRDGSSRFSADTRWGNFFSIGGSWVISDENFLAGNNTINLLKLRSSYGELGNQGTTSYFPYVQGFETGFNELGNTGVILGNVTDPQLTWENQAIFNVGLDFSLLNDRLDGSVEYYSKESIDLIYTQPLPISTGNDGITTNVGSIKNSGYEFSLAGRVIQTNNVTWSVGVNAAINKNEITELTQDEFINGTKKWKEGKSLYDFFIQDWAGVDSADGYGMWYKDVLDVDGNPTGERETTKDYSEATRYYKGSSLPDVTGGLTTDLKVGGFDFNMLFNFSFGSQVYDSSYAGLMDGFSRPGYNASPDVANRWTQPGDITDVPLLLNSQNDFNGTSTRFLFDNDYLRLRAITLGYTLPKDITNRMTLDNVRIYLRGDNLFTWQSHKGIDPEQSLAGTTDSRSSLLKTISLGLNVQF, encoded by the coding sequence ATGAGAACGAAAGTAACGTGGATTTTAACACCCTTGTTGGTGTTATTGATGAGCTTTTCTTATGGACAAGAAAAGACAATTACAGGTATTGTTACAGATCATGAAGGTCTAACATTGCCAGGGGTAACTGTTTTAGTTGTGGGTACAACGACAGGTACTCAAACAGACTTTGATGGTAACTATACTATTAAAGCAAAAGTAGGGCAGGTATTGCGTTACAGCTACGTTGGTCAAAAAACAACGGAGCGAAAAGTAGGTGCTTCAAGTACTATTAGTCTTCAGATGGAAGAAGATGCAGAAGCTTTGGATGAAGTTGTAGTAGTTGCATACGGTTCTCAAAAAAAGAAGTCTATAGTTGGTTCTGTAACTTCTTTAGGAGTTGAGGAAATAGGAAACCAGCAATTAACTACTGTAACTAGTGCTATACAAGGTACTGTTGCAGGTGTAAACGTAATTACATCAGGTGGTCAGCCAGGATCTAACCCAACAATTAGAATTCGTGGTGTAGGTTCCATTAACGCTAGTGCTGATCCACTAATTATATTGGACGGTGTTCCTTTTAACGGAAATATTAATAGTATTAGTGGTGATCAGATAGAATCTATGAACATTCTTAAAGATGCATCTTCTACTGCATTATACGGTTCTAGGGCGGCTAATGGTGTTGTTTTAATAACTACAAAAAAAGGTAGTTATAATTCAGAAGCTAAAATTACTGTATCTGCTGTTTCTGGTTTTTCAACTCCAGCTGTAGCTTTACATGACCGTATTGGTAATGATGACATGATGAGGTATTCATGGGAAGCAGAAAGAAATAAAAATATATATGTGGCAGGTCAATCTGCTGCAGATGCTGGTGCAAATGCATCTAGAGATTTAATTTTAAATTTGGGTTATAACCCTTATAATGTCGCGCAACCTGTAGATCAGAATGGAAACCTAGTTGCCGGAGCTAATTCTCTTTGGGAAACTGACTGGGAAGATGCAATGTTAAGAAGTGCTGCTCAGCGTAATGAGTATACAGTAAGTATTTCTGGAGGTGGAGAGTCATCAAGATATTTTTTATCTGCTAATTACTTAAATCAAGAAGGGGCAGTTAGAGAATCTGATTTTGAAAGATTTACTACGCGTTTAAATTTAGAGTCTAATGTTAAAGATTGGTTAACTGTTGGTTTAAATACTTCATTATCTACATCTAAGCAACAATTTCCAACCCAGTCGGGTAGTACTTTTGCTAGTACTTACCAATGGATATATAGTATGTCTTCAATTTATCCATTGTACAGAAGAGGTAACAATGGAGGTTTAGTTTTAGATAACTTTGGCAACCCTATTTATGATTACGGTTCTACAACTGGGCAGACAGTAAACGGTAGTAGACCTTTATTGGCTAATGAAAATGCGGTGGGTACATTATATAACAATGATGATGTAAATAAAAGAACAAGTGCTATAATAAATGGTTTTGCTAAAATTAAGTTGTCTGACAACTTATCTTTTAAGACAAACTTATCTTATGAAAATTACCTATATGATAGTAATTCATATAGTGCATATAATGTTGGTGCAGCTTCAGGTGTTGGTGGTCGTGTAGACCAAGATAGGGATATTACTACAACTTTTAACTTTACAAATTCTCTTAATTACGATAAAAATTTTGGAGATCATAATATTCAAGCAACCGCAATTTTTGAAGCTTATAAGCTTAAGGTAGATGCGTTAGGTGCGCAAGCAACAGGTTTTTTACCAGGCGTAAAAGTTTTAAATGGTAGTACGCTTCCTGAAAGTGTTAGAGGGTTTATAAATGAAAATAGGTTAACTTCTTACTTAGGTCGTTTGGCTTATAGCTACAAGGATAGATATTTTATTGAAGGGTCTTACCGTAGAGATGGTTCTTCAAGGTTTTCTGCGGACACGAGATGGGGTAACTTTTTCTCTATTGGTGGTTCATGGGTTATATCTGATGAGAACTTTTTAGCAGGCAATAATACTATAAACTTATTAAAGTTAAGGTCTTCTTATGGAGAATTAGGGAACCAAGGTACTACATCATACTTTCCTTATGTACAGGGATTTGAGACAGGATTTAATGAGTTAGGTAATACGGGTGTTATATTAGGCAATGTAACTGACCCTCAATTAACTTGGGAAAATCAAGCAATTTTTAATGTTGGTTTAGATTTTTCTTTGCTTAATGATAGATTGGATGGTAGTGTTGAGTACTACAGTAAAGAGTCAATAGATTTAATTTATACTCAGCCATTACCAATTTCTACAGGTAATGATGGTATTACAACAAATGTTGGTTCTATAAAAAACTCTGGTTATGAGTTTTCTTTAGCAGGAAGAGTTATACAAACTAATAATGTTACTTGGTCTGTTGGGGTTAATGCTGCAATTAACAAGAATGAGATTACAGAGTTAACTCAAGATGAATTCATTAATGGAACAAAGAAATGGAAAGAAGGAAAATCTTTATATGATTTCTTTATTCAAGACTGGGCAGGAGTAGATTCTGCAGACGGTTATGGTATGTGGTATAAAGACGTATTGGATGTAGATGGTAACCCAACAGGAGAGAGAGAAACTACAAAGGATTATTCGGAAGCAACTAGATATTACAAAGGTTCATCTTTACCAGATGTTACAGGTGGTTTGACAACAGATCTTAAGGTTGGTGGTTTTGACTTTAATATGTTGTTTAACTTTAGTTTTGGATCTCAAGTATATGATAGTTCTTATGCAGGTTTAATGGATGGTTTTTCTAGACCAGGTTACAATGCTTCTCCAGATGTTGCTAACAGATGGACTCAACCAGGAGACATTACTGATGTACCACTTTTATTAAACTCTCAAAATGATTTTAATGGTACGTCAACAAGATTCTTATTTGATAACGATTACCTTAGATTAAGAGCTATTACTTTAGGGTATACTTTACCAAAAGATATAACAAACAGAATGACATTGGATAATGTTAGAATCTATTTAAGAGGTGATAACTTATTTACATGGCAAAGTCATAAAGGTATAGATCCAGAACAAAGTTTGGCAGGTACTACAGATAGTAGATCTTCTTTGTTAAAAACGATTAGTTTAGGTCTTAATGTTCAATTTTAA